The proteins below are encoded in one region of uncultured Eubacteriales bacterium:
- a CDS encoding DNA-binding response regulator CiaR, whose amino-acid sequence MVNILVVEDDVKLNQIVCTYLNDSGYQAKGCLNPLEAYDLMYSNLYDLIISDVMMPEIDGFEFAETVRQLNKTIPILFMTAKDDIYSKQRGFKLGIDDYMVKPINLDELVMRVGALLRRANIMEERKMTVGNLSMDADAMTVTIGGEETALTLREFNILYKLLSYPTKTFTRAQLMDEFWGVDSDTSLRAVDVYVTRLRDKLSACDGFQIVTVRGLGYKAVLSR is encoded by the coding sequence ATGGTCAATATATTAGTGGTGGAAGATGACGTAAAGCTGAATCAGATTGTGTGCACCTATTTAAACGACAGCGGCTATCAGGCGAAGGGCTGCCTGAATCCGCTTGAGGCCTATGACCTGATGTACAGCAATCTCTACGACCTCATTATCTCCGATGTCATGATGCCGGAAATTGACGGCTTTGAGTTTGCCGAGACGGTTCGCCAGCTCAACAAGACCATCCCCATCCTCTTTATGACTGCGAAGGACGATATCTACTCCAAACAGAGAGGGTTCAAGCTGGGTATCGACGACTACATGGTCAAACCCATCAACTTAGACGAGCTGGTCATGCGGGTGGGGGCCCTGCTCCGCCGCGCCAACATCATGGAGGAGCGGAAGATGACGGTGGGCAATCTCTCCATGGATGCCGACGCCATGACCGTGACCATCGGCGGGGAGGAGACCGCCCTCACCCTTCGGGAGTTCAATATTCTCTATAAACTCCTCTCCTACCCAACGAAAACCTTCACCCGCGCCCAGCTGATGGACGAGTTTTGGGGCGTGGACAGCGATACCAGCCTCCGGGCCGTGGACGTGTACGTGACGCGGCTGCGTGACAAGCTGTCGGCCTGCGACGGATTCCAGATCGTGACCGTCCGGGGGCTAGGCTATAAGGCGGTGCTGTCCCGATGA
- a CDS encoding hypothetical protein (Evidence 5 : No homology to any previously reported sequences) yields MFEFCFTFVNCKTRATLYNLVRTAPLTAARGAVAFPRTPLCEPIAYTVEWLKREDNVSGNGKANESPEKQKGTPETVMVSGVYGCGSKI; encoded by the coding sequence TTGTTTGAGTTTTGTTTCACTTTTGTTAATTGCAAAACCCGAGCCACCCTTTACAACCTTGTACGAACAGCACCATTAACTGCTGCAAGGGGAGCGGTAGCGTTCCCACGTACGCCTCTTTGCGAGCCCATCGCCTATACCGTCGAATGGCTCAAGCGTGAGGACAATGTCAGCGGAAACGGCAAGGCCAACGAGAGTCCCGAGAAGCAAAAAGGGACCCCTGAAACCGTAATGGTTTCAGGGGTTTATGGTTGCGGGAGTAAGATTTGA
- a CDS encoding putative Flavodoxin (Evidence 3 : Function proposed based on presence of conserved amino acid motif, structural feature or limited homology), giving the protein MKTIIVYFSFGGSTKKEAERLSSQLDAPLYQVKEEHKRSLFTAFAPGGFMAMQRKTVAIQPLYIDLNNYDRIIIGCPVWAGYPAPAFNAIVECLPVGKDVEIFLCSGGSGTQKSEQGTRALVEKKGCTVVSYRDVHTGTKPGKMKE; this is encoded by the coding sequence ATGAAAACCATTATTGTTTATTTCAGCTTTGGTGGATCCACCAAAAAAGAGGCTGAACGCTTGTCCTCACAACTTGATGCACCTTTATATCAGGTGAAGGAAGAACATAAGCGCAGTCTTTTTACTGCTTTTGCACCTGGCGGTTTTATGGCGATGCAACGAAAAACTGTTGCTATACAGCCATTATATATTGATCTGAACAACTATGATCGAATCATCATTGGCTGTCCCGTGTGGGCTGGATATCCGGCACCTGCCTTTAACGCAATAGTGGAATGTTTGCCGGTAGGTAAGGATGTGGAAATTTTTCTATGCTCCGGCGGGAGCGGCACACAAAAAAGTGAGCAAGGAACTAGGGCGCTGGTTGAAAAAAAGGGCTGTACCGTTGTTTCTTACCGCGATGTTCATACGGGTACTAAACCCGGAAAAATGAAGGAATAA
- a CDS encoding Signal transduction histidine kinase, whose translation MKKGRYDEDARIRRKKMGWTEFAIIYGVMVFLVGIQTGLLILPAFYMWHPIIRIVVIMSYWGIVALLFGLITNWQIRRNYDRPMRRLSGAAKKVAEGDFSVYVEPIHTADRYDYIDVMFLDFNTMVQELGSIETLKNDFVANVSHEIKTPLAVIKNYTAALRDKALPEATREEYMGTIISATENLSALVTNILRLNKLDNQEIGSEVEEYDLCGQLCECALQFEPLWEQKEITFQADLEDRAVIRADSSMLEIVWNNLLSNALKFTPPGGEVALAQTSGKDFVTVTVSDTGCGIDAETQRHIFDKFYQGDTSHSGEGNGLGLALAYRVVEKLGGTLTVVSAPGKGSIFTVTIPVGY comes from the coding sequence ATGAAGAAGGGCCGATACGACGAGGACGCGCGAATCAGGCGGAAGAAGATGGGCTGGACGGAGTTCGCCATCATCTACGGGGTGATGGTGTTCCTCGTGGGCATCCAGACGGGCCTGCTCATTCTGCCCGCGTTCTACATGTGGCACCCCATCATCCGCATCGTCGTCATCATGAGCTATTGGGGAATCGTGGCGCTCCTTTTTGGCCTGATTACCAACTGGCAGATCCGGAGGAATTACGATAGACCCATGCGCAGGCTGAGCGGAGCGGCGAAAAAGGTGGCCGAGGGCGACTTTTCCGTCTACGTCGAGCCAATCCATACCGCCGACCGGTACGACTATATCGATGTCATGTTCCTGGACTTCAACACGATGGTGCAGGAACTCGGGAGCATCGAGACGCTGAAAAACGACTTTGTAGCCAATGTGTCCCATGAGATAAAAACCCCGCTGGCGGTCATTAAAAACTATACCGCCGCCCTCCGGGATAAGGCGCTGCCGGAGGCGACCCGCGAGGAGTATATGGGCACCATCATCAGCGCTACGGAGAACCTCTCTGCCTTGGTAACCAATATTCTCAGGCTGAATAAGCTCGATAACCAGGAGATCGGCTCCGAAGTTGAGGAGTACGACCTGTGCGGCCAGCTCTGCGAATGCGCTCTGCAGTTTGAGCCCCTGTGGGAGCAAAAGGAGATCACCTTTCAGGCCGATCTGGAGGACAGGGCCGTAATTCGGGCGGACAGCAGTATGCTTGAAATCGTCTGGAATAATCTCCTCTCCAATGCGCTTAAATTTACGCCGCCCGGAGGCGAGGTGGCCTTGGCGCAGACCTCGGGCAAGGATTTTGTCACGGTCACTGTCTCAGACACCGGCTGCGGGATAGATGCCGAGACCCAGCGGCACATCTTTGATAAGTTTTACCAGGGCGACACCTCACACTCCGGGGAGGGGAACGGCCTAGGCCTGGCGCTTGCGTACCGGGTGGTGGAAAAGCTGGGCGGGACCCTGACCGTTGTGAGCGCGCCTGGAAAGGGCAGCATCTTTACGGTGACTATACCGGTCGGGTATTAA